The following coding sequences lie in one Alosa sapidissima isolate fAloSap1 chromosome 15, fAloSap1.pri, whole genome shotgun sequence genomic window:
- the hnf1ba gene encoding hepatocyte nuclear factor 1-beta-A isoform X1 — MFAKMVSKLTSLQQELLSALLDSGVTKDVLIQALDDMDPRPNSFGVKLENLQMSPSSSKMNGSDTDSKPVFHTLTNGHGKGKLSGDEGSEDGDDFDTPPILKELQSLNTEEAAEQRAEVDRMLAEDPWRAARMIKGYMQQHNIPQREVVDVTGLNQSHLSQHLNKGTPMKTQKRAALYTWYVRKQREILLQFNQASQGSVSMTDKGSQDQVLFFFPEFNQSGQGMAQPGDDPAGEPASKKLRRNRFKWGPASQQILYQAYDRQKNPSKEEREALVEECNRAECLQRGVSPSKAQGLGSNLVTEVRVYNWFANRRKEEAFRQKLAMDSYPTHNMNPLLSHGSPHHPQTSVSPPSKMQSVRYSQQGPGEVSSSTTISHHGNSGMVTSQSVLQQVSPGGLDHSSHSLLSPEAKMISVSGGGLPPVSTLTNIHSSHHPHQQTQNLIMPLSGVMAIAQSLNTSQAQTVPVINSVAGSLAALQPVQFSQTLHSPHHQQGLMQSSSGHMSQQPFMATVTHSHMYPHKQEPPQYSHPSRFPSAMVVTDANISTLSSMSSSKQDSPVNKMVQLGGLSWCPLQAW, encoded by the exons atgtttgcaaAAATGGTGTCCAAGTTGACATCTTTACAGCAGGAGCTTCTAAGCGCCCTGCTGGATTCAGGAGTAACCAAAGATGTGCTTATCCAAGCACTGGACGACATGGACCCCAGGCCGAACAGTTTTGGAGTTAAACTGGAGAATTTACAGATGTCACCGTCAAGTTCTAAAATGAATGGGAGCGACACGGACTCCAAGCCGGTGTTTCACACATTAACTAACGGACACGGGAAGGGAAAGTTATCCGGGGACGAGGGCTCTGAGGACGGAGATGATTTCGACACACCGCCGATTTTGAAAGAGCTCCAGTCGCTAAATACGGAGGAGGCAGcggagcagagggcagaagtgGACCGCATGCTTGC CGAGGACCCGTGGCGCGCGGCTCGCATGATCAAAGGGTACATGCAGCAGCACAACATCCCACAGCGCGAGGTGGTGGACGTTACCGGGCTCAACCAGTCTCACCTCTCGCAGCACCTCAACAAAGGCACGCCCATGAAAACACAGAAACGAGCGGCACTCTACACCTGGTACGTCAGGAAACAGCGGGAAATTCTGCTGC AGTTCAACCAGGCAAGTCAAGGTTCTGTCAGTATGACAGACAAAGGCAGTCAGGATCaggtgctgttttttttcccagaGTTCAATCAGTCCGGGCAAGGCATGGCACAGCCTGGGGATGACCCGGCCGGCGAGCCCGCCAGCAAAAAACTGCGTCGGAACCGCTTCAAGTGGGGTCCCGCTTCCCAACAAATCCTCTACCAGGCATACGATAGGCAGAAGAACCCCAGCAAGGAGGAGCGGGAGGCTCTGGTGGAGGAGTGCAACAG GGCTGAGTGCCTGCAGCGGGGAGTGTCCCCGTCCAAAGCTCAGGGTCTGGGCTCTAACCTGGTGACCGAGGTGCGGGTGTACAACTGGTTCGCCAACCGCCGCAAAGAGGAGGCCTTCCGTCAGAAGCTTGCGATGGACTCGTACCCGACCCACAACATGAACCCTCTGCTCTCACACGGATCACCCCATCACCCACAGACCAGCGTTTCCCCACCCAGTAAGATGCAGA GTGTTCGATACAGCCAGCAGGGGCCTGGCGAAGTCAGCTCTTCGACAACCATCAGTCACCACGGCAACAGCGGCATGGTGACCAGTCAGTCGGTCCTGCAGCAGGTGTCGCCTGGCGGACTGGACCACAGCAGCCACAGCCTGCTGTCCCCGGAGGCCAAGATG atctctGTGTCGGGTGGAGGATTGCCACCGGTCAGCACGCTCACCAACATCCACAGCTCCCACCACCCGCACCAGCAGACCCAGAACCTCATCATGCCCCTGTCCGGCGTCATGGCCATCGCACAGA GTCTGAACACGTCGCAGGCGCAGACGGTGCCGGTCATCAACAGCGTGGCGGGTAGCCTGGCGGCGCTGCAGCCGGTGCAGTTCTCGCAGACGCTGCACAGCCCCCACCACCAGCAGGGCCTCATGCAGTCCTCGTCTGGACACATGAGCCAGCAGCCCTTCATGGCCAccgtcacacactcacaca TGTACCCACACAAACAGGAGCCCCCTCAGTATTCTCACCCGTCACGTTTCCCCTCAGCGATGGTTGTCACGGACGCCAACATCAGCACCCTCAGCTCAATGTCCTCAAGCAAGCAG GATTCTCCAGTAAACAAGATGGTGCAACTGGGAGGTCTCTCCTGG TGTCCCCTGCAAGCCTGGTGA
- the hnf1ba gene encoding hepatocyte nuclear factor 1-beta-A isoform X3, with the protein MFAKMVSKLTSLQQELLSALLDSGVTKDVLIQALDDMDPRPNSFGVKLENLQMSPSSSKMNGSDTDSKPVFHTLTNGHGKGKLSGDEGSEDGDDFDTPPILKELQSLNTEEAAEQRAEVDRMLAEDPWRAARMIKGYMQQHNIPQREVVDVTGLNQSHLSQHLNKGTPMKTQKRAALYTWYVRKQREILLQFNQASQGSVSMTDKGSQDQVLFFFPEFNQSGQGMAQPGDDPAGEPASKKLRRNRFKWGPASQQILYQAYDRQKNPSKEEREALVEECNRAECLQRGVSPSKAQGLGSNLVTEVRVYNWFANRRKEEAFRQKLAMDSYPTHNMNPLLSHGSPHHPQTSVSPPSKMQSVRYSQQGPGEVSSSTTISHHGNSGMVTSQSVLQQVSPGGLDHSSHSLLSPEAKMISVSGGGLPPVSTLTNIHSSHHPHQQTQNLIMPLSGVMAIAQSLNTSQAQTVPVINSVAGSLAALQPVQFSQTLHSPHHQQGLMQSSSGHMSQQPFMATVTHSHMYPHKQEPPQYSHPSRFPSAMVVTDANISTLSSMSSSKQCPLQAW; encoded by the exons atgtttgcaaAAATGGTGTCCAAGTTGACATCTTTACAGCAGGAGCTTCTAAGCGCCCTGCTGGATTCAGGAGTAACCAAAGATGTGCTTATCCAAGCACTGGACGACATGGACCCCAGGCCGAACAGTTTTGGAGTTAAACTGGAGAATTTACAGATGTCACCGTCAAGTTCTAAAATGAATGGGAGCGACACGGACTCCAAGCCGGTGTTTCACACATTAACTAACGGACACGGGAAGGGAAAGTTATCCGGGGACGAGGGCTCTGAGGACGGAGATGATTTCGACACACCGCCGATTTTGAAAGAGCTCCAGTCGCTAAATACGGAGGAGGCAGcggagcagagggcagaagtgGACCGCATGCTTGC CGAGGACCCGTGGCGCGCGGCTCGCATGATCAAAGGGTACATGCAGCAGCACAACATCCCACAGCGCGAGGTGGTGGACGTTACCGGGCTCAACCAGTCTCACCTCTCGCAGCACCTCAACAAAGGCACGCCCATGAAAACACAGAAACGAGCGGCACTCTACACCTGGTACGTCAGGAAACAGCGGGAAATTCTGCTGC AGTTCAACCAGGCAAGTCAAGGTTCTGTCAGTATGACAGACAAAGGCAGTCAGGATCaggtgctgttttttttcccagaGTTCAATCAGTCCGGGCAAGGCATGGCACAGCCTGGGGATGACCCGGCCGGCGAGCCCGCCAGCAAAAAACTGCGTCGGAACCGCTTCAAGTGGGGTCCCGCTTCCCAACAAATCCTCTACCAGGCATACGATAGGCAGAAGAACCCCAGCAAGGAGGAGCGGGAGGCTCTGGTGGAGGAGTGCAACAG GGCTGAGTGCCTGCAGCGGGGAGTGTCCCCGTCCAAAGCTCAGGGTCTGGGCTCTAACCTGGTGACCGAGGTGCGGGTGTACAACTGGTTCGCCAACCGCCGCAAAGAGGAGGCCTTCCGTCAGAAGCTTGCGATGGACTCGTACCCGACCCACAACATGAACCCTCTGCTCTCACACGGATCACCCCATCACCCACAGACCAGCGTTTCCCCACCCAGTAAGATGCAGA GTGTTCGATACAGCCAGCAGGGGCCTGGCGAAGTCAGCTCTTCGACAACCATCAGTCACCACGGCAACAGCGGCATGGTGACCAGTCAGTCGGTCCTGCAGCAGGTGTCGCCTGGCGGACTGGACCACAGCAGCCACAGCCTGCTGTCCCCGGAGGCCAAGATG atctctGTGTCGGGTGGAGGATTGCCACCGGTCAGCACGCTCACCAACATCCACAGCTCCCACCACCCGCACCAGCAGACCCAGAACCTCATCATGCCCCTGTCCGGCGTCATGGCCATCGCACAGA GTCTGAACACGTCGCAGGCGCAGACGGTGCCGGTCATCAACAGCGTGGCGGGTAGCCTGGCGGCGCTGCAGCCGGTGCAGTTCTCGCAGACGCTGCACAGCCCCCACCACCAGCAGGGCCTCATGCAGTCCTCGTCTGGACACATGAGCCAGCAGCCCTTCATGGCCAccgtcacacactcacaca TGTACCCACACAAACAGGAGCCCCCTCAGTATTCTCACCCGTCACGTTTCCCCTCAGCGATGGTTGTCACGGACGCCAACATCAGCACCCTCAGCTCAATGTCCTCAAGCAAGCAG TGTCCCCTGCAAGCCTGGTGA
- the hnf1ba gene encoding hepatocyte nuclear factor 1-beta-A isoform X5 — protein sequence MFAKMVSKLTSLQQELLSALLDSGVTKDVLIQALDDMDPRPNSFGVKLENLQMSPSSSKMNGSDTDSKPVFHTLTNGHGKGKLSGDEGSEDGDDFDTPPILKELQSLNTEEAAEQRAEVDRMLAEDPWRAARMIKGYMQQHNIPQREVVDVTGLNQSHLSQHLNKGTPMKTQKRAALYTWYVRKQREILLQFNQSGQGMAQPGDDPAGEPASKKLRRNRFKWGPASQQILYQAYDRQKNPSKEEREALVEECNRAECLQRGVSPSKAQGLGSNLVTEVRVYNWFANRRKEEAFRQKLAMDSYPTHNMNPLLSHGSPHHPQTSVSPPSKMQSVRYSQQGPGEVSSSTTISHHGNSGMVTSQSVLQQVSPGGLDHSSHSLLSPEAKMISVSGGGLPPVSTLTNIHSSHHPHQQTQNLIMPLSGVMAIAQSLNTSQAQTVPVINSVAGSLAALQPVQFSQTLHSPHHQQGLMQSSSGHMSQQPFMATVTHSHMYPHKQEPPQYSHPSRFPSAMVVTDANISTLSSMSSSKQCPLQAW from the exons atgtttgcaaAAATGGTGTCCAAGTTGACATCTTTACAGCAGGAGCTTCTAAGCGCCCTGCTGGATTCAGGAGTAACCAAAGATGTGCTTATCCAAGCACTGGACGACATGGACCCCAGGCCGAACAGTTTTGGAGTTAAACTGGAGAATTTACAGATGTCACCGTCAAGTTCTAAAATGAATGGGAGCGACACGGACTCCAAGCCGGTGTTTCACACATTAACTAACGGACACGGGAAGGGAAAGTTATCCGGGGACGAGGGCTCTGAGGACGGAGATGATTTCGACACACCGCCGATTTTGAAAGAGCTCCAGTCGCTAAATACGGAGGAGGCAGcggagcagagggcagaagtgGACCGCATGCTTGC CGAGGACCCGTGGCGCGCGGCTCGCATGATCAAAGGGTACATGCAGCAGCACAACATCCCACAGCGCGAGGTGGTGGACGTTACCGGGCTCAACCAGTCTCACCTCTCGCAGCACCTCAACAAAGGCACGCCCATGAAAACACAGAAACGAGCGGCACTCTACACCTGGTACGTCAGGAAACAGCGGGAAATTCTGCTGC aGTTCAATCAGTCCGGGCAAGGCATGGCACAGCCTGGGGATGACCCGGCCGGCGAGCCCGCCAGCAAAAAACTGCGTCGGAACCGCTTCAAGTGGGGTCCCGCTTCCCAACAAATCCTCTACCAGGCATACGATAGGCAGAAGAACCCCAGCAAGGAGGAGCGGGAGGCTCTGGTGGAGGAGTGCAACAG GGCTGAGTGCCTGCAGCGGGGAGTGTCCCCGTCCAAAGCTCAGGGTCTGGGCTCTAACCTGGTGACCGAGGTGCGGGTGTACAACTGGTTCGCCAACCGCCGCAAAGAGGAGGCCTTCCGTCAGAAGCTTGCGATGGACTCGTACCCGACCCACAACATGAACCCTCTGCTCTCACACGGATCACCCCATCACCCACAGACCAGCGTTTCCCCACCCAGTAAGATGCAGA GTGTTCGATACAGCCAGCAGGGGCCTGGCGAAGTCAGCTCTTCGACAACCATCAGTCACCACGGCAACAGCGGCATGGTGACCAGTCAGTCGGTCCTGCAGCAGGTGTCGCCTGGCGGACTGGACCACAGCAGCCACAGCCTGCTGTCCCCGGAGGCCAAGATG atctctGTGTCGGGTGGAGGATTGCCACCGGTCAGCACGCTCACCAACATCCACAGCTCCCACCACCCGCACCAGCAGACCCAGAACCTCATCATGCCCCTGTCCGGCGTCATGGCCATCGCACAGA GTCTGAACACGTCGCAGGCGCAGACGGTGCCGGTCATCAACAGCGTGGCGGGTAGCCTGGCGGCGCTGCAGCCGGTGCAGTTCTCGCAGACGCTGCACAGCCCCCACCACCAGCAGGGCCTCATGCAGTCCTCGTCTGGACACATGAGCCAGCAGCCCTTCATGGCCAccgtcacacactcacaca TGTACCCACACAAACAGGAGCCCCCTCAGTATTCTCACCCGTCACGTTTCCCCTCAGCGATGGTTGTCACGGACGCCAACATCAGCACCCTCAGCTCAATGTCCTCAAGCAAGCAG TGTCCCCTGCAAGCCTGGTGA
- the hnf1ba gene encoding hepatocyte nuclear factor 1-beta-A isoform X2: protein MFAKMVSKLTSLQQELLSALLDSGVTKDVLIQALDDMDPRPNSFGVKLENLQMSPSSSKMNGSDTDSKPVFHTLTNGHGKGKLSGDEGSEDGDDFDTPPILKELQSLNTEEAAEQRAEVDRMLAEDPWRAARMIKGYMQQHNIPQREVVDVTGLNQSHLSQHLNKGTPMKTQKRAALYTWYVRKQREILLQFNQASQGSVSMTDKGSQDQVLFFFPEFNQSGQGMAQPGDDPAGEPASKKLRRNRFKWGPASQQILYQAYDRQKNPSKEEREALVEECNRAECLQRGVSPSKAQGLGSNLVTEVRVYNWFANRRKEEAFRQKLAMDSYPTHNMNPLLSHGSPHHPQTSVSPPSVRYSQQGPGEVSSSTTISHHGNSGMVTSQSVLQQVSPGGLDHSSHSLLSPEAKMISVSGGGLPPVSTLTNIHSSHHPHQQTQNLIMPLSGVMAIAQSLNTSQAQTVPVINSVAGSLAALQPVQFSQTLHSPHHQQGLMQSSSGHMSQQPFMATVTHSHMYPHKQEPPQYSHPSRFPSAMVVTDANISTLSSMSSSKQDSPVNKMVQLGGLSWCPLQAW, encoded by the exons atgtttgcaaAAATGGTGTCCAAGTTGACATCTTTACAGCAGGAGCTTCTAAGCGCCCTGCTGGATTCAGGAGTAACCAAAGATGTGCTTATCCAAGCACTGGACGACATGGACCCCAGGCCGAACAGTTTTGGAGTTAAACTGGAGAATTTACAGATGTCACCGTCAAGTTCTAAAATGAATGGGAGCGACACGGACTCCAAGCCGGTGTTTCACACATTAACTAACGGACACGGGAAGGGAAAGTTATCCGGGGACGAGGGCTCTGAGGACGGAGATGATTTCGACACACCGCCGATTTTGAAAGAGCTCCAGTCGCTAAATACGGAGGAGGCAGcggagcagagggcagaagtgGACCGCATGCTTGC CGAGGACCCGTGGCGCGCGGCTCGCATGATCAAAGGGTACATGCAGCAGCACAACATCCCACAGCGCGAGGTGGTGGACGTTACCGGGCTCAACCAGTCTCACCTCTCGCAGCACCTCAACAAAGGCACGCCCATGAAAACACAGAAACGAGCGGCACTCTACACCTGGTACGTCAGGAAACAGCGGGAAATTCTGCTGC AGTTCAACCAGGCAAGTCAAGGTTCTGTCAGTATGACAGACAAAGGCAGTCAGGATCaggtgctgttttttttcccagaGTTCAATCAGTCCGGGCAAGGCATGGCACAGCCTGGGGATGACCCGGCCGGCGAGCCCGCCAGCAAAAAACTGCGTCGGAACCGCTTCAAGTGGGGTCCCGCTTCCCAACAAATCCTCTACCAGGCATACGATAGGCAGAAGAACCCCAGCAAGGAGGAGCGGGAGGCTCTGGTGGAGGAGTGCAACAG GGCTGAGTGCCTGCAGCGGGGAGTGTCCCCGTCCAAAGCTCAGGGTCTGGGCTCTAACCTGGTGACCGAGGTGCGGGTGTACAACTGGTTCGCCAACCGCCGCAAAGAGGAGGCCTTCCGTCAGAAGCTTGCGATGGACTCGTACCCGACCCACAACATGAACCCTCTGCTCTCACACGGATCACCCCATCACCCACAGACCAGCGTTTCCCCACCCA GTGTTCGATACAGCCAGCAGGGGCCTGGCGAAGTCAGCTCTTCGACAACCATCAGTCACCACGGCAACAGCGGCATGGTGACCAGTCAGTCGGTCCTGCAGCAGGTGTCGCCTGGCGGACTGGACCACAGCAGCCACAGCCTGCTGTCCCCGGAGGCCAAGATG atctctGTGTCGGGTGGAGGATTGCCACCGGTCAGCACGCTCACCAACATCCACAGCTCCCACCACCCGCACCAGCAGACCCAGAACCTCATCATGCCCCTGTCCGGCGTCATGGCCATCGCACAGA GTCTGAACACGTCGCAGGCGCAGACGGTGCCGGTCATCAACAGCGTGGCGGGTAGCCTGGCGGCGCTGCAGCCGGTGCAGTTCTCGCAGACGCTGCACAGCCCCCACCACCAGCAGGGCCTCATGCAGTCCTCGTCTGGACACATGAGCCAGCAGCCCTTCATGGCCAccgtcacacactcacaca TGTACCCACACAAACAGGAGCCCCCTCAGTATTCTCACCCGTCACGTTTCCCCTCAGCGATGGTTGTCACGGACGCCAACATCAGCACCCTCAGCTCAATGTCCTCAAGCAAGCAG GATTCTCCAGTAAACAAGATGGTGCAACTGGGAGGTCTCTCCTGG TGTCCCCTGCAAGCCTGGTGA
- the dynll2a gene encoding dynein, light chain, LC8-type 2a, translating into MTDRKAVIKNADMSEDMQQDAVDCATQAMEKYNIEKDIAAYIKKEFDKKYNPTWHCIVGRNFGSYVTHETKHFIYFYLGQVAILLFKSG; encoded by the exons ATGACTGACAGGAAGGCTGTGATCAAGAATGCTGACATGTCCGAGGACATGCAGCAGGACGCCGTGGACTGTGCCACACAAGCAATGGAGAAGTACAACATCGAGAAGGACATCGCTGCCTACATCAAAAAG GAGTTTGACAAGAAGTACAACCCCACATGGCACTGTATCGTGGGCAGAAACTTCGGCAGCTACGTCACTCACGAGACAAAGCACTTCATCTACTTCTACTTGGGCCAAGTGGCCATCCTCCTCTTCAAGTCGGGCTGA
- the hnf1ba gene encoding hepatocyte nuclear factor 1-beta-A isoform X4, whose amino-acid sequence MFAKMVSKLTSLQQELLSALLDSGVTKDVLIQALDDMDPRPNSFGVKLENLQMSPSSSKMNGSDTDSKPVFHTLTNGHGKGKLSGDEGSEDGDDFDTPPILKELQSLNTEEAAEQRAEVDRMLAEDPWRAARMIKGYMQQHNIPQREVVDVTGLNQSHLSQHLNKGTPMKTQKRAALYTWYVRKQREILLQFNQSGQGMAQPGDDPAGEPASKKLRRNRFKWGPASQQILYQAYDRQKNPSKEEREALVEECNRAECLQRGVSPSKAQGLGSNLVTEVRVYNWFANRRKEEAFRQKLAMDSYPTHNMNPLLSHGSPHHPQTSVSPPSKMQSVRYSQQGPGEVSSSTTISHHGNSGMVTSQSVLQQVSPGGLDHSSHSLLSPEAKMISVSGGGLPPVSTLTNIHSSHHPHQQTQNLIMPLSGVMAIAQSLNTSQAQTVPVINSVAGSLAALQPVQFSQTLHSPHHQQGLMQSSSGHMSQQPFMATVTHSHMYPHKQEPPQYSHPSRFPSAMVVTDANISTLSSMSSSKQDSPVNKMVQLGGLSWCPLQAW is encoded by the exons atgtttgcaaAAATGGTGTCCAAGTTGACATCTTTACAGCAGGAGCTTCTAAGCGCCCTGCTGGATTCAGGAGTAACCAAAGATGTGCTTATCCAAGCACTGGACGACATGGACCCCAGGCCGAACAGTTTTGGAGTTAAACTGGAGAATTTACAGATGTCACCGTCAAGTTCTAAAATGAATGGGAGCGACACGGACTCCAAGCCGGTGTTTCACACATTAACTAACGGACACGGGAAGGGAAAGTTATCCGGGGACGAGGGCTCTGAGGACGGAGATGATTTCGACACACCGCCGATTTTGAAAGAGCTCCAGTCGCTAAATACGGAGGAGGCAGcggagcagagggcagaagtgGACCGCATGCTTGC CGAGGACCCGTGGCGCGCGGCTCGCATGATCAAAGGGTACATGCAGCAGCACAACATCCCACAGCGCGAGGTGGTGGACGTTACCGGGCTCAACCAGTCTCACCTCTCGCAGCACCTCAACAAAGGCACGCCCATGAAAACACAGAAACGAGCGGCACTCTACACCTGGTACGTCAGGAAACAGCGGGAAATTCTGCTGC aGTTCAATCAGTCCGGGCAAGGCATGGCACAGCCTGGGGATGACCCGGCCGGCGAGCCCGCCAGCAAAAAACTGCGTCGGAACCGCTTCAAGTGGGGTCCCGCTTCCCAACAAATCCTCTACCAGGCATACGATAGGCAGAAGAACCCCAGCAAGGAGGAGCGGGAGGCTCTGGTGGAGGAGTGCAACAG GGCTGAGTGCCTGCAGCGGGGAGTGTCCCCGTCCAAAGCTCAGGGTCTGGGCTCTAACCTGGTGACCGAGGTGCGGGTGTACAACTGGTTCGCCAACCGCCGCAAAGAGGAGGCCTTCCGTCAGAAGCTTGCGATGGACTCGTACCCGACCCACAACATGAACCCTCTGCTCTCACACGGATCACCCCATCACCCACAGACCAGCGTTTCCCCACCCAGTAAGATGCAGA GTGTTCGATACAGCCAGCAGGGGCCTGGCGAAGTCAGCTCTTCGACAACCATCAGTCACCACGGCAACAGCGGCATGGTGACCAGTCAGTCGGTCCTGCAGCAGGTGTCGCCTGGCGGACTGGACCACAGCAGCCACAGCCTGCTGTCCCCGGAGGCCAAGATG atctctGTGTCGGGTGGAGGATTGCCACCGGTCAGCACGCTCACCAACATCCACAGCTCCCACCACCCGCACCAGCAGACCCAGAACCTCATCATGCCCCTGTCCGGCGTCATGGCCATCGCACAGA GTCTGAACACGTCGCAGGCGCAGACGGTGCCGGTCATCAACAGCGTGGCGGGTAGCCTGGCGGCGCTGCAGCCGGTGCAGTTCTCGCAGACGCTGCACAGCCCCCACCACCAGCAGGGCCTCATGCAGTCCTCGTCTGGACACATGAGCCAGCAGCCCTTCATGGCCAccgtcacacactcacaca TGTACCCACACAAACAGGAGCCCCCTCAGTATTCTCACCCGTCACGTTTCCCCTCAGCGATGGTTGTCACGGACGCCAACATCAGCACCCTCAGCTCAATGTCCTCAAGCAAGCAG GATTCTCCAGTAAACAAGATGGTGCAACTGGGAGGTCTCTCCTGG TGTCCCCTGCAAGCCTGGTGA